From the Acidobacteriota bacterium genome, one window contains:
- a CDS encoding gluconate 2-dehydrogenase subunit 3 family protein, giving the protein MTAKRIRRRDALKTMAVGSSGLVRLAVSAPVAGSAPGAAAAAAQGAGGAWTPGFLTPDQGELVATLADLIIPETDTPGARAARVHEHIDLVLSHETDEVRKAFLEGLEEVDRLSLVRYEKEFVRLSPEDREALLSRLADPEPDQPEEGAGHRFFRDLRRRTVFAYYTSREGIHQELGYQGKQVLAQWEGCPHPGHHGDGD; this is encoded by the coding sequence TCGGCGTAGAGACGCCCTCAAGACGATGGCGGTGGGCTCTTCCGGTCTGGTCCGGTTGGCCGTGTCGGCGCCGGTGGCGGGATCCGCCCCGGGAGCGGCCGCGGCAGCGGCTCAAGGCGCGGGCGGGGCTTGGACGCCCGGTTTTCTGACGCCGGATCAGGGCGAGCTGGTGGCGACGCTCGCCGACCTCATCATCCCGGAAACGGACACCCCCGGGGCCAGAGCCGCCCGGGTCCACGAGCACATCGATCTGGTCTTGAGTCACGAGACCGATGAGGTCCGGAAGGCATTCCTCGAGGGACTGGAGGAGGTCGACCGCCTCAGCCTCGTCCGGTACGAGAAGGAGTTTGTCCGGCTTTCCCCCGAGGACCGGGAGGCGCTGCTGAGCCGGCTTGCGGATCCGGAACCGGATCAACCTGAGGAAGGGGCGGGACACCGCTTCTTCCGGGACCTGCGCCGGAGAACGGTGTTCGCCTACTACACCTCCCGCGAGGGGATCCACCAGGAACTGGGGTACCAGGGAAAGCAGGTCCTGGCCCAATGGG